One segment of Candidatus Falkowbacteria bacterium DNA contains the following:
- the rpsJ gene encoding 30S ribosomal protein S10: MTEIDSKKVAAAKEAQGFKQRVRIKIRSFDHKIIDQSTKIIVQTVKRTGAQVYGPIPLPTEKRKYTVNSSTFVHKNARDQFEMRTHKRLMDIIEPSAATIEALSNLNLPTGVDIEIKM; this comes from the coding sequence AGCAAGAAAGTGGCAGCAGCTAAGGAAGCCCAAGGCTTTAAACAGCGCGTCCGCATCAAGATCCGATCATTTGATCACAAGATTATTGATCAGTCCACGAAAATTATCGTGCAAACTGTTAAGCGAACCGGCGCTCAGGTTTACGGTCCAATTCCTTTGCCAACTGAAAAAAGAAAGTATACTGTTAACTCATCAACTTTCGTCCACAAGAATGCCCGAGATCAATTTGAAATGAGAACTCACAAACGTCTCATGGATATTATTGAACCATCTGCGGCAACTATCGAAGCCTTAAGCAATTTGAATTTGCCAACAGGTGTTGATATCGAGATCAAAATGTAA